A section of the Psychrilyobacter piezotolerans genome encodes:
- a CDS encoding cysteine desulfurase family protein, translating into MRRVYLDNNATTKTDERVLEAMLPYFCEVYGNAHSMHSFGQEAGRALDSARETVSNILKIEKSELIFTGTGVESNNLAIRGIARAYKRRGNHIITSAIEHPGAKNTCQDLEREGFEVSYIPVDKNGVVIVEELKKAIRKETILVTLMHANNETGVVQPIEEISKITRENKIVFHTDAVQTVGKIPVYPKELGVDLMSFSAHKFNGPKGTAGLFVKNGIRLGKVITGGGQERKIRPGTTNLAGVVGMAKALELATANMEEKMKEEEELRSFFETEMVARIPEIKINGKEATRLPGTSSISFRHLEGESILLGLDYKGIAVSSGSACSSDDLQASHVLLAMGIEVVDAHGTIRFSLGKFNTREDIEYVIEEAPKVIEKLRTISPLWNEFQLKK; encoded by the coding sequence ATGAGAAGAGTTTATTTGGATAACAACGCTACAACAAAAACAGATGAAAGAGTATTGGAAGCAATGTTACCTTATTTTTGTGAGGTATATGGAAATGCTCACAGTATGCACAGTTTTGGACAAGAGGCAGGAAGAGCTTTGGATTCAGCCAGAGAAACTGTTTCAAACATATTAAAGATAGAGAAATCAGAATTAATTTTTACTGGAACAGGGGTAGAAAGTAATAACTTAGCCATAAGAGGTATAGCAAGAGCTTATAAAAGAAGAGGGAATCACATAATTACCAGTGCCATAGAGCATCCGGGTGCTAAGAATACATGTCAAGACCTTGAAAGAGAGGGGTTTGAAGTATCTTATATCCCTGTAGATAAGAACGGTGTAGTGATCGTAGAGGAGTTGAAAAAAGCTATTAGAAAGGAAACGATCTTAGTTACTCTGATGCACGCAAACAACGAGACTGGAGTAGTGCAGCCTATTGAGGAGATATCTAAGATAACTCGTGAGAATAAGATTGTATTTCATACAGACGCTGTTCAGACAGTTGGAAAGATACCTGTGTATCCTAAGGAATTAGGAGTAGACCTAATGAGTTTTTCAGCTCATAAATTTAATGGTCCCAAGGGAACTGCCGGATTATTTGTTAAAAATGGAATTAGATTGGGAAAGGTGATTACAGGTGGAGGTCAGGAGAGAAAGATCAGACCTGGAACAACTAACCTGGCAGGGGTAGTAGGGATGGCTAAAGCCTTGGAATTAGCTACTGCAAATATGGAAGAAAAGATGAAAGAAGAGGAAGAATTGAGATCGTTCTTTGAAACAGAGATGGTTGCAAGAATTCCAGAAATTAAAATAAATGGTAAAGAAGCGACAAGGCTTCCAGGAACTTCAAGTATTAGTTTTAGACATCTGGAAGGGGAGTCAATCTTGTTGGGACTTGACTATAAAGGGATAGCAGTAAGTTCAGGATCAGCATGTTCTTCAGATGACCTGCAGGCTTCCCATGTGTTGTTAGCAATGGGGATAGAGGTTGTAGATGCTCACGGGACTATCAGATTTTCATTAGGAAAGTTCAATACACGTGAAGACATAGAATATGTGATAGAGGAAGCTCCTAAGGTGATAGAGAAATTGAGAACGATCTCACCACTTTGGAATGAATTTCAACTTAAAAAATAA
- the nifU gene encoding Fe-S cluster assembly scaffold protein NifU: protein MEYTKKVMDHFMNPRNVGVIENPDGYGKIGSPSCGDMMEIFLKIEDGIIKDVKFRTFGCASAIASSSVTTEMILNKTVEEALQVTNKAVVEALDGLPAAKVHCSVLAEEAIKAAIEDYLSKK from the coding sequence ATGGAATATACAAAAAAAGTAATGGATCATTTCATGAATCCTAGAAACGTTGGAGTAATTGAAAATCCTGATGGATATGGAAAGATAGGAAGTCCATCATGTGGAGATATGATGGAGATCTTCTTAAAAATAGAAGATGGAATAATCAAAGATGTAAAATTCAGAACATTTGGATGTGCTTCAGCTATTGCATCATCATCTGTGACTACAGAGATGATCTTAAATAAAACTGTAGAAGAAGCATTACAAGTAACTAACAAAGCTGTTGTAGAAGCTTTAGATGGTTTGCCGGCAGCAAAAGTACATTGCTCTGTATTAGCTGAAGAAGCTATAAAGGCAGCAATAGAGGATTATCTGTCTAAAAAATAA